In Desulfonatronum thiosulfatophilum, a genomic segment contains:
- the ftsA gene encoding cell division protein FtsA yields MAKKSSSKSDLIVGLDIGTTKICTVVGEATPGGVDVVGIGTAPSSGLRKGVVVNIEQTVQCIKKALEEAELMAGCEIRSVYSGIAGSHIKGFNSHGVIAVKGGEVTQKDVERVIDAAKAVAIPLDREVIHILPQEFIVDEQNGIADPIGMAGVRLEVKVHIVTGAVSSAQNIIRSCHRAGLDVADIVLQSLASTEAVLTPEEREIGVALVDVGGGTTDVAIFSNNSIKYTSVLALGGSNLTNDIAFGLRTPMLAAEKIKIKYGCALTDIVQKDEIIDVPSVGGREPRRVSRRVLAEICEPRMEEILALVEQDLNQSGCKNLIGAGIVLTGGSSLLDGMAELGEQIFNLPTRVGYPRDVGGLKDVVMNPMYSTAVGLLMYGARKEGLDQRFRIRDTHIFNRILNRMRKWFSDVS; encoded by the coding sequence ATGGCCAAGAAATCATCGTCCAAGTCCGATCTCATCGTCGGCCTGGACATCGGAACCACGAAAATCTGCACCGTGGTCGGAGAGGCCACTCCCGGCGGCGTGGACGTCGTGGGAATCGGTACGGCTCCGTCCTCGGGACTGCGCAAAGGCGTCGTGGTGAACATCGAACAGACCGTGCAATGCATCAAGAAAGCCCTGGAAGAAGCGGAATTGATGGCGGGGTGCGAGATCCGCTCGGTCTATTCCGGCATCGCCGGCAGCCATATCAAGGGTTTCAACAGCCATGGCGTGATCGCGGTCAAGGGCGGCGAGGTCACGCAAAAAGATGTTGAGCGGGTTATCGACGCTGCCAAGGCCGTGGCCATCCCGTTGGACCGGGAAGTGATCCACATCCTGCCCCAGGAATTCATCGTAGACGAACAAAACGGCATTGCCGATCCCATCGGCATGGCCGGCGTGCGCCTGGAGGTCAAGGTGCATATCGTCACCGGAGCGGTGAGCAGCGCGCAAAACATTATCCGCTCCTGCCACCGGGCCGGATTGGATGTCGCGGACATTGTCCTGCAGTCACTGGCTTCCACGGAAGCGGTGCTCACCCCGGAGGAGCGGGAGATCGGCGTGGCCCTGGTCGATGTGGGGGGCGGAACCACGGATGTAGCCATTTTTTCCAACAATTCGATCAAGTACACCTCGGTCCTGGCTTTGGGCGGGAGCAACCTGACCAACGACATTGCCTTCGGCCTGCGCACGCCCATGCTGGCCGCGGAAAAGATCAAGATCAAGTACGGCTGCGCGCTGACGGACATCGTGCAGAAGGATGAAATCATCGATGTGCCCAGCGTTGGCGGACGGGAGCCGCGGCGGGTATCCAGAAGGGTCCTGGCTGAAATTTGCGAGCCGAGGATGGAGGAAATTCTGGCGCTGGTGGAACAGGACCTGAATCAGTCAGGCTGCAAGAACCTGATTGGGGCGGGTATCGTGCTGACCGGGGGGTCTTCGCTGCTGGACGGAATGGCCGAACTGGGAGAGCAGATTTTTAATCTCCCGACCCGGGTCGGGTACCCCCGGGACGTAGGTGGCTTGAAGGACGTGGTGATGAATCCGATGTATTCCACCGCGGTGGGATTGCTGATGTACGGGGCGCGCAAGGAAGGCCTGGATCAGCGGTTTCGGATTCGGGATACGCATATTTTCAACCGCATTCTGAACAGAATGCGAAAGTGGTTCTCGGATGTCTCCTGA
- a CDS encoding cell division protein FtsQ/DivIB — protein MLLLRAVGWSFVLAIILALLGGISLGLIYGYRTLTSSTHFAVSHVDVNGNRQLSTVEILNLSGVGVGMNILEVSLGEMSRKLQNNPWIESVTVRRTLPDGLVINIVEREPFFWIQRGSALYYADRNGVPIVALEIGKFVSLPALIIEEGIEPNWRLMDEWVRAVERLEFPFSFSEVAWLKIEDANIVRLYLEDRGMVAHFDLSGWREHRGIMNRVWEDLTARGELQNTARLTVMSGKAWVQLRQP, from the coding sequence GTGCTTCTGCTTCGCGCAGTGGGTTGGAGCTTTGTTCTGGCGATCATCCTGGCCCTGCTGGGCGGGATCAGCCTGGGGCTGATCTACGGTTACCGCACCCTGACTTCTTCCACGCATTTTGCGGTTTCGCATGTGGACGTCAATGGCAACCGTCAGTTGTCCACAGTGGAGATTCTGAATCTGAGCGGCGTTGGCGTGGGGATGAACATCCTTGAAGTCAGCCTGGGAGAGATGAGCCGCAAGCTGCAAAATAACCCCTGGATTGAAAGCGTGACCGTCAGACGGACGTTGCCCGACGGTCTGGTCATAAACATTGTGGAGCGGGAGCCATTTTTCTGGATCCAACGCGGCAGCGCCCTGTATTATGCGGATCGGAACGGAGTTCCCATCGTCGCTCTGGAAATCGGGAAATTCGTTTCCTTGCCCGCCCTGATCATCGAGGAAGGCATCGAGCCGAACTGGCGGTTGATGGACGAATGGGTGCGCGCGGTGGAGCGGCTGGAATTTCCGTTCAGTTTCTCGGAAGTTGCCTGGCTGAAAATTGAAGACGCCAACATCGTGCGATTATATCTCGAGGATCGGGGCATGGTGGCCCATTTCGACCTTTCCGGGTGGCGCGAGCACCGCGGGATCATGAACCGGGTGTGGGAGGATCTGACGGCGAGAGGGGAACTCCAGAACACCGCGCGGTTGACGGTCATGTCGGGCAAGGCGTGGGTCCAGCTGAGACAGCCCTGA
- the murB gene encoding UDP-N-acetylmuramate dehydrogenase: MRILTDPVLAERTTLRLGGAAIAEIILEDERDLDGLQVQLASLGGEALVLGEGSNVLAKDGRLPLVLVRLVQPGEPEVLETGRDFALIQVPAALRLPRLLAWCRSRGFGGLEQWTGIPGSVGGAVAMNAGSYGVEMVHVLEQVRIWTPTQGCVWKEAADMEFGYRRFDSGMDDALQIVVAIRLRLGLSTPSMIRNRMQQWYGRKKQTQPVTMASAGCVFKNPAPEQPAGKLLDQAGLRGFELGKMAFSDKHANFLVNLGGGSASDAFELLDMARERVWKHFGVALATEVRIIP, from the coding sequence GTGAGAATCCTGACTGATCCGGTCCTGGCCGAAAGGACGACGTTGCGCCTCGGAGGTGCAGCCATTGCCGAAATCATCCTGGAGGATGAGCGGGACCTGGACGGTCTGCAAGTGCAACTCGCGTCCCTGGGTGGCGAGGCGCTGGTTCTTGGTGAGGGAAGCAATGTTTTGGCCAAGGATGGACGCTTGCCCCTGGTGCTGGTCCGCCTGGTCCAACCCGGTGAGCCGGAGGTTCTGGAAACGGGCCGGGACTTCGCCCTGATCCAGGTGCCCGCGGCGCTGCGTCTGCCTCGCTTGCTCGCCTGGTGCCGTTCGCGAGGGTTTGGCGGATTGGAGCAGTGGACGGGGATTCCCGGTTCGGTGGGCGGCGCCGTGGCCATGAATGCCGGATCGTACGGCGTGGAAATGGTCCATGTTCTGGAACAGGTACGGATTTGGACGCCTACCCAGGGGTGCGTCTGGAAGGAAGCAGCGGACATGGAGTTCGGATACCGGCGCTTCGACTCCGGGATGGATGACGCCTTGCAGATCGTGGTCGCGATCCGCTTGCGGCTTGGATTGTCCACGCCTTCCATGATCAGGAACCGAATGCAGCAATGGTATGGCCGGAAAAAGCAGACCCAGCCGGTGACCATGGCCTCGGCGGGGTGCGTCTTCAAGAACCCGGCTCCGGAACAACCGGCGGGCAAGCTCCTGGACCAGGCCGGCTTGCGCGGTTTTGAGCTCGGAAAAATGGCCTTTTCAGACAAGCACGCCAATTTCCTGGTGAACCTGGGCGGCGGCTCGGCCAGCGACGCCTTCGAGCTGCTGGACATGGCCAGGGAACGGGTTTGGAAACATTTCGGGGTGGCATTGGCCACCGAGGTCAGGATCATTCCATGA
- the murC gene encoding UDP-N-acetylmuramate--L-alanine ligase, producing MKSKVKSIHMVGLGGSGMSGIAEVLLNLGYEVSGSDLATGPVLDHLRSLGAITSVGHSRGNLGRAQVLVKSTAVRDDNPEVQEARERGIPVIPRAEMLAELMRLRTGIAVAGTHGKTTTTSLLATIFMEAGLDPTVIIGGRLRSYGSNALLGQGEYLIAEADESDGSFLCLFPIISVVTNIDADHLDFYPDLATIKSAFVQFMNKIPFYGLNVVCGDDPGVQDVLPQVRRPVVTYGFGQDNDVRGVPLRNHPGNHFQIFWRGQPWGEVNLGHPGRHNVLNALGAVGVAIEAGLPRDAVLRGLKNFGGVGRRFEIKGEGGGVTVVDDYGHHPKEIVATIQTALEYFPGRRLVVLFQPHRFTRTKALFGDFCRAFEGVQQLLLLEIYPASEAPLPGISGISLAQGIRQVSKTPVTFFPDMEKAGAALPKILRPGDVLLTLGAGSVWQVGQSYLEAV from the coding sequence ATGAAGTCGAAAGTCAAATCCATACACATGGTCGGTCTGGGCGGTTCCGGGATGAGCGGCATTGCGGAGGTGCTGCTGAACCTGGGCTATGAAGTGTCCGGGTCGGATCTGGCTACCGGACCGGTCCTGGACCATCTGAGGTCGTTGGGCGCAATCACTTCGGTGGGACACAGTCGCGGAAATCTGGGCCGAGCCCAGGTCCTGGTCAAGTCCACCGCCGTCAGGGACGACAATCCCGAGGTGCAGGAAGCCAGGGAACGCGGCATACCGGTCATCCCGAGGGCGGAGATGCTGGCGGAGCTGATGCGGTTGCGCACCGGCATCGCCGTGGCCGGAACCCATGGCAAGACCACCACCACCTCTCTTTTGGCGACCATTTTCATGGAGGCCGGTCTTGACCCCACGGTGATCATCGGCGGGCGTTTGCGCAGCTACGGCAGCAACGCCCTGCTGGGGCAGGGCGAATACCTCATCGCCGAGGCGGACGAATCCGACGGTTCCTTTCTGTGCCTCTTTCCGATCATCAGCGTGGTGACCAATATCGATGCCGACCACCTGGATTTCTATCCGGACCTGGCGACCATCAAAAGCGCCTTCGTTCAGTTCATGAACAAGATTCCCTTCTATGGTTTGAACGTGGTCTGCGGCGACGATCCCGGCGTGCAGGACGTCCTGCCCCAGGTGCGGCGGCCCGTGGTGACCTACGGATTCGGCCAGGACAACGACGTGCGCGGAGTGCCGCTCAGAAATCATCCGGGCAATCATTTCCAGATCTTTTGGCGCGGCCAGCCGTGGGGAGAGGTCAACCTGGGCCATCCGGGACGACATAATGTCCTGAACGCTCTGGGCGCGGTGGGCGTGGCCATTGAAGCCGGGCTGCCCAGGGATGCAGTGTTGCGGGGATTGAAGAACTTTGGCGGCGTGGGACGGCGTTTCGAGATCAAGGGTGAGGGCGGCGGCGTCACCGTGGTGGATGACTACGGGCACCACCCTAAGGAGATCGTCGCCACGATTCAAACCGCGCTGGAATATTTTCCAGGACGTCGGTTGGTGGTGCTGTTCCAGCCGCATCGCTTTACCAGGACCAAGGCACTGTTCGGGGATTTCTGCCGCGCTTTCGAGGGAGTTCAGCAATTGCTGCTTCTGGAGATCTATCCGGCATCCGAAGCTCCACTGCCGGGAATCAGCGGGATCAGTCTGGCCCAGGGCATCCGGCAGGTCAGCAAGACTCCGGTGACGTTCTTTCCGGACATGGAAAAAGCCGGTGCGGCTCTGCCCAAGATTTTGCGGCCCGGGGACGTGTTGCTGACCCTGGGCGCGGGAAGCGTGTGGCAGGTGGGTCAGAGCTATCTGGAGGCGGTGTGA
- the murG gene encoding undecaprenyldiphospho-muramoylpentapeptide beta-N-acetylglucosaminyltransferase, with protein sequence MNRVILTTGGTGGHIFPALAVAEELRARHPAIELLFVGGTRGPEGKLASQAGLAFEALPVAGVLGRGWRALGILGWLPRSVVQAMGILRRFKPDVVLGLGGYAGFSTVLAAWMSRIPTAIHEQNGFPGMTNRLLGRLVRKVLLSLPDERGFFDPDKVVYTGNPLRQAVRELRTIEPAGESPRRNVLILGGSQGAKAINQAVLESLDGFQEERISLWHQTGPADLERVANGYSQAGWDKARVEPFIDNVAEAYGWADLVVCRAGATTLAELTAMGKPSVLIPFPYATHNHQMLNARHLEQAGAAMVLMESYLARVQLWAVVKDLLDIPGKLRDMSKSAWELGRPDAGAAVVRELEGLVHGT encoded by the coding sequence ATGAACAGGGTGATTTTAACCACGGGCGGCACGGGCGGCCATATCTTTCCGGCCCTGGCCGTGGCCGAGGAGCTGCGAGCCCGCCATCCAGCGATTGAATTGCTGTTTGTCGGCGGTACACGTGGTCCGGAGGGAAAATTAGCGTCCCAAGCTGGGTTGGCCTTCGAGGCCCTTCCCGTAGCCGGGGTTCTGGGGCGGGGCTGGCGGGCCCTGGGCATCCTGGGATGGCTTCCGCGCAGCGTGGTTCAGGCCATGGGGATTCTGCGCCGCTTCAAACCCGACGTGGTCCTGGGACTGGGCGGGTACGCCGGGTTTTCCACGGTTCTGGCGGCCTGGATGAGCCGCATTCCCACGGCCATCCATGAACAGAACGGTTTTCCCGGTATGACCAACAGGCTCCTGGGCAGACTGGTGCGCAAGGTGCTGCTTTCCCTGCCCGATGAGCGCGGGTTCTTCGATCCGGACAAGGTCGTGTACACGGGGAATCCCCTGCGGCAAGCGGTGCGCGAACTGCGAACCATTGAGCCCGCCGGTGAAAGTCCCCGGCGCAACGTCCTGATTCTGGGGGGCAGCCAGGGTGCTAAAGCCATCAACCAGGCGGTGTTGGAATCCCTGGACGGATTTCAGGAAGAACGAATTTCGCTATGGCATCAGACCGGACCGGCGGATCTGGAACGGGTCGCAAACGGATACAGTCAGGCGGGGTGGGACAAGGCCCGGGTGGAACCGTTCATCGATAATGTCGCCGAGGCCTATGGCTGGGCGGATCTGGTGGTCTGCCGGGCCGGGGCAACCACCCTGGCGGAATTGACCGCCATGGGCAAGCCCAGCGTGTTGATTCCTTTTCCCTATGCCACCCACAACCACCAGATGCTCAACGCCCGGCATCTGGAACAGGCTGGAGCAGCCATGGTGTTGATGGAAAGTTATCTGGCGCGGGTCCAGTTGTGGGCGGTGGTCAAGGATTTATTGGATATTCCCGGCAAGCTGCGGGACATGAGCAAGTCTGCCTGGGAACTGGGGCGGCCGGATGCCGGCGCCGCGGTGGTCCGGGAACTTGAAGGTTTGGTGCACGGAACATGA
- the ftsW gene encoding putative lipid II flippase FtsW, translated as MASLLSEQGTAARRAGQQPDMDYWLLTLTIVLCGLGLIMVLSSSGIMAERFWGDKYFFFKRHMVFLIVGLCVMAVAALLPRQLYLRFVYVWLAVAAGLLALTIFTPLGIQAGGAKRWLSLGPIAVQPLEIAKVALVLYLASFFSRKQEMIRSFSVGFLPPLCITGMLCLFLLAQPDFGGAASLMLLLFCISLVGGSRLVHLGATSFLALMAAIFLVMSSPYRFRRWFAFLDPFQDAQDVGYQLVQSFYALGSGGWLGAGLGAGKQKLFFLPAAHTDFILAVIGEELGFLGISMIFILMALLFWRGMRIARIQEGMQERFIAFGMLLILALGAVLNMAVVLGVVPPKGVPMPFLSYGGSSLVISMFCVGVLLNLSRTGGRA; from the coding sequence ATGGCTAGCCTTCTTTCCGAACAGGGAACCGCGGCGCGGCGGGCGGGACAGCAGCCCGACATGGATTATTGGCTGCTGACCTTAACCATCGTGCTGTGCGGGCTGGGGTTGATCATGGTCCTCAGTTCCAGCGGAATCATGGCGGAGCGGTTCTGGGGGGACAAGTACTTTTTTTTCAAGCGGCACATGGTGTTCCTGATCGTGGGACTCTGCGTCATGGCCGTGGCGGCGCTGCTTCCGCGCCAACTCTATCTGCGATTCGTGTATGTCTGGCTTGCGGTGGCCGCTGGGTTGCTGGCGTTGACCATTTTCACCCCACTGGGAATACAGGCCGGGGGCGCGAAACGCTGGTTGTCCCTGGGCCCCATTGCGGTTCAGCCGCTGGAAATCGCCAAGGTGGCGCTGGTTCTCTACCTGGCCTCGTTTTTCAGCCGCAAACAGGAAATGATCCGCTCCTTCAGCGTTGGCTTTCTGCCGCCGCTGTGCATAACCGGCATGCTGTGTCTGTTTCTGCTGGCCCAGCCTGATTTCGGCGGCGCGGCATCCCTGATGCTGTTGCTGTTCTGCATCAGCCTGGTCGGCGGGTCCCGGCTGGTCCATTTGGGGGCAACCTCCTTTTTAGCTTTAATGGCCGCAATATTCCTGGTCATGAGTTCACCCTACCGCTTCCGGCGATGGTTCGCCTTCCTGGATCCATTTCAGGACGCCCAGGATGTCGGCTACCAACTGGTGCAATCCTTCTACGCTCTGGGAAGCGGGGGGTGGCTGGGCGCCGGCCTGGGAGCCGGAAAACAGAAGCTCTTTTTTCTGCCCGCGGCGCATACCGACTTCATCCTGGCGGTGATCGGCGAGGAATTGGGATTTCTCGGGATATCCATGATCTTCATTCTCATGGCTCTGCTCTTCTGGCGGGGCATGCGCATCGCCAGAATCCAGGAAGGGATGCAGGAACGGTTCATCGCCTTTGGGATGTTGCTCATCCTGGCTCTGGGAGCCGTGCTGAACATGGCCGTGGTGCTGGGGGTGGTTCCACCCAAGGGGGTGCCCATGCCGTTTTTGAGTTACGGCGGATCGAGTCTGGTCATCTCCATGTTCTGCGTGGGCGTTTTGTTGAATCTTTCCAGGACAGGCGGTCGCGCATGA
- the murD gene encoding UDP-N-acetylmuramoyl-L-alanine--D-glutamate ligase: MKTMLPKLPDHASKRIIPGASSVVVGAGASGMAAAELLDFLGAGVRIVDSGRLSDSVREMATRRGWETREGGHGPEQFADAELVVLSPGVNRRKLSPWLEQLGPDQVISELELALGFVDEPIIAVTGTSGKTTTTTLIGAFLEAMGRKVFVGGNIGTPLCRYALDRRTNNREKADILVLEVSSFQLLNTTSLHPKVAVLLNISPNHLDYHQDMDEYVQAKLSLFAGQEPQDTAIISGELRELVESHLKIRSRKVFVEPVSRLTCPALPGRHNQGNIESAFQACKAFGLDEAAAQKALDGFEALPHRLQGFAEYHGVLFVDDSKGTTVQSLRAALEAFDRPLLLLAGGVFKGGDLAGLKPLLTQKVRHVGLFGASREIFEQAWTEANVPLSWEPTLEAAMDRLWATAKEKDVMLLSPATASFDLFANYKERGMAFQRHAKVLAERDHG, from the coding sequence ATGAAAACCATGCTGCCCAAATTGCCCGACCACGCCTCGAAGCGCATCATTCCCGGCGCATCCTCCGTGGTGGTGGGGGCGGGGGCGTCCGGGATGGCTGCCGCCGAACTTTTGGATTTTTTGGGGGCCGGAGTGCGGATCGTGGATTCGGGCAGGCTTTCTGATTCGGTCCGCGAAATGGCGACCAGGCGAGGATGGGAAACGCGGGAAGGCGGTCATGGTCCGGAGCAGTTCGCGGATGCGGAGCTGGTTGTTCTGAGCCCCGGGGTGAATCGCCGCAAGCTGTCGCCCTGGCTGGAGCAACTTGGTCCGGACCAAGTTATATCCGAGCTGGAGCTGGCCCTGGGCTTTGTGGACGAGCCGATCATCGCGGTGACCGGAACCAGCGGAAAAACCACCACCACGACATTGATCGGCGCATTTCTGGAAGCCATGGGCCGCAAGGTCTTCGTGGGGGGGAACATCGGTACGCCGCTGTGCCGCTATGCCTTAGACCGGCGGACGAACAACCGGGAGAAAGCGGACATTCTCGTTCTGGAAGTAAGCAGCTTTCAGCTTCTGAATACAACGTCCCTGCATCCCAAAGTGGCCGTGCTGCTCAACATCAGCCCGAATCACCTGGATTACCATCAGGACATGGATGAGTACGTCCAGGCCAAGCTTTCCCTGTTCGCGGGGCAAGAGCCACAGGACACGGCGATCATTTCCGGCGAACTGCGGGAGCTGGTGGAAAGCCATCTTAAAATTCGCTCGCGGAAAGTGTTTGTTGAACCGGTTTCCCGGCTGACCTGCCCGGCCCTGCCAGGACGGCATAATCAAGGCAATATTGAATCGGCCTTCCAGGCCTGCAAAGCCTTTGGACTGGACGAGGCCGCCGCGCAGAAGGCCCTGGACGGATTCGAGGCGTTGCCCCACCGACTGCAGGGTTTTGCGGAATACCACGGCGTGCTCTTCGTGGACGACTCCAAGGGCACCACGGTTCAATCTTTGCGGGCGGCCCTGGAGGCCTTTGACCGGCCTCTGCTGTTGCTGGCCGGTGGGGTGTTCAAGGGAGGGGATCTGGCGGGTCTGAAGCCCTTGCTTACGCAAAAGGTTCGCCATGTCGGGCTGTTCGGCGCAAGTCGCGAAATATTTGAGCAGGCATGGACTGAAGCAAATGTGCCGTTGTCCTGGGAACCGACGCTGGAAGCGGCCATGGACCGGCTCTGGGCTACGGCGAAAGAGAAGGACGTGATGCTGCTCTCCCCGGCCACGGCCAGTTTCGACCTCTTCGCGAATTATAAAGAGCGGGGCATGGCTTTTCAGCGTCATGCCAAAGTCCTGGCGGAGCGCGACCATGGCTAG
- the mraY gene encoding phospho-N-acetylmuramoyl-pentapeptide-transferase — protein MIYHLLFPLGSEYILFNVFRYITFRSIYALLTALLISILLGPRFIAWLKRLKCGQYIQEDVTTHNGKAGTPTMGGLLIAVSLLTSVLLWGDLTNVYLWLTIFVFVGFGVVGFWDDFLKVVKKKNQGLSAGGKLMGQVVVALGAISLLLLQPAYSTILYFPFFKILQPDMLWLYIPFAVLVMVGSSNGVNLTDGLDGLAIGPLVVAGACFGIFIYVAGHVHIANYLQVAYVPGVGEVAVFCAALVGAGLGFLWFNAYPAQVFMGDVGSLSLGGVLGFIAVLAKQELLLLVVGGLFVVETLSVILQVGYFKVSGGKRIFRMAPLHHHFELKGVPESKIIVRCWIFSIIMALISLSALKLR, from the coding sequence ATGATATACCACCTGCTTTTTCCCCTGGGGAGCGAATACATCCTCTTCAATGTCTTCCGTTATATCACGTTCCGTTCCATCTACGCCTTGCTTACGGCTCTGTTGATTTCCATTCTTCTCGGACCCCGCTTCATTGCCTGGCTGAAGCGCCTCAAGTGCGGTCAGTACATCCAGGAGGACGTGACCACGCACAACGGCAAGGCCGGAACACCCACCATGGGCGGGTTGCTCATCGCGGTGTCCCTGCTCACCAGCGTCCTGCTCTGGGGAGATTTGACCAATGTCTATCTCTGGCTGACCATCTTTGTTTTTGTCGGATTCGGCGTCGTCGGATTCTGGGATGATTTTTTGAAAGTTGTCAAAAAGAAGAATCAGGGTCTTAGCGCGGGCGGCAAGCTGATGGGGCAGGTGGTAGTCGCTCTTGGAGCCATTTCTTTGCTGCTGCTGCAGCCTGCGTACTCCACTATTCTCTACTTTCCCTTCTTCAAGATACTGCAGCCTGACATGCTTTGGCTGTATATCCCTTTTGCCGTGCTGGTCATGGTCGGCTCGTCCAACGGAGTGAACCTGACCGACGGTCTGGACGGACTGGCCATCGGACCATTGGTCGTGGCGGGAGCCTGTTTCGGGATTTTTATCTATGTGGCCGGTCATGTCCACATCGCCAATTATCTGCAGGTCGCCTACGTGCCCGGAGTGGGTGAAGTGGCGGTTTTTTGCGCCGCCCTTGTGGGTGCCGGCCTCGGTTTTCTCTGGTTCAACGCCTATCCGGCCCAGGTGTTCATGGGCGATGTGGGCAGCCTGAGCCTAGGCGGCGTGCTCGGATTCATCGCGGTGCTGGCCAAGCAGGAACTGTTGCTGCTGGTTGTGGGCGGATTGTTCGTGGTTGAGACACTCTCGGTGATTCTTCAGGTCGGTTACTTCAAGGTCAGCGGCGGCAAGCGCATCTTTCGCATGGCGCCGCTGCATCACCACTTTGAACTGAAGGGCGTTCCGGAGTCCAAGATCATCGTGCGTTGCTGGATATTTTCGATCATCATGGCCCTCATTTCCTTGAGTGCCTTGAAACTGCGGTAG
- a CDS encoding UDP-N-acetylmuramoyl-tripeptide--D-alanyl-D-alanine ligase, with amino-acid sequence MRLTLRWMADVLDVPFAGEVSETVISGICIDSRRVRPGELFVCLPGTRTDGHDHAPLAVENGAAAVLATKELPGIADRVPVLVVSDGVAALGELARAWRKMFRGKVIGVTGTAGKTTVKELLSQVCSLAGPTCKNQMNWNNQIGLPMSILSCSGQAEYWVLEAGISRPGDMDELGLILQPDMALLINAGAAHLAELGCVEQVAKAKARLTNYLRPGGIALTNRDCPDLWRESLTYGRQVHGFSVQDSGADFYSGGQTCTPSGDVHMELRLQGRNMELTWTAGQAPVAENVLAVAAAATLLGIDSESIQHGLTTPMNLQGRFAVQRHGNWTIIDDTYNANPLSMALALDRARRLAGEGHLVCVLGDMLELGEVASDEHRKLGRLLAEKGCSVVFYHGRHFPDVSSGLEECSWQGRLVPADSPAEFLDQWRQWVTLICGAGVVLFKGSRASGMETYYDVLRTELDA; translated from the coding sequence ATGCGCCTGACGCTCCGTTGGATGGCCGATGTCCTGGACGTTCCCTTTGCCGGCGAAGTATCGGAGACGGTAATTTCCGGAATCTGCATCGACAGCCGCCGGGTTCGGCCTGGGGAGCTGTTTGTCTGTCTCCCGGGAACACGGACCGACGGCCATGACCATGCGCCCTTGGCCGTGGAGAACGGCGCAGCGGCTGTCCTGGCGACGAAAGAGCTGCCCGGAATTGCGGATCGAGTGCCGGTACTGGTGGTTTCCGACGGCGTGGCCGCTCTGGGCGAGCTGGCCAGGGCCTGGCGGAAAATGTTCCGGGGCAAGGTCATCGGGGTGACCGGCACGGCCGGCAAGACGACCGTCAAGGAATTGCTCTCCCAGGTCTGCTCCCTGGCCGGGCCGACATGCAAGAACCAGATGAACTGGAACAATCAGATCGGCCTGCCGATGTCCATCCTCTCCTGCAGCGGCCAGGCGGAGTATTGGGTCTTGGAAGCCGGGATCAGCCGGCCCGGGGACATGGACGAACTGGGGCTGATCCTGCAGCCGGACATGGCGCTGCTGATCAATGCCGGGGCGGCCCATCTGGCGGAACTCGGCTGTGTCGAGCAGGTGGCCAAGGCCAAGGCCCGGTTGACCAACTACCTGCGCCCCGGCGGGATCGCCCTGACCAACCGGGACTGTCCGGACCTGTGGCGTGAGAGCTTGACGTACGGCCGCCAGGTCCATGGCTTCTCTGTCCAGGATTCCGGGGCGGACTTTTATTCCGGTGGCCAGACATGCACGCCGTCAGGCGATGTGCACATGGAACTGCGCCTTCAAGGCCGAAACATGGAGTTGACCTGGACAGCGGGCCAAGCCCCGGTGGCGGAGAACGTCCTGGCCGTGGCCGCGGCGGCGACCTTGTTGGGCATTGATTCCGAATCAATTCAACATGGCCTGACCACGCCCATGAACCTTCAGGGCCGGTTCGCGGTCCAGCGCCATGGCAACTGGACAATCATCGACGACACCTATAACGCCAACCCGCTGTCCATGGCACTGGCCCTGGACAGAGCCCGAAGACTGGCGGGCGAGGGGCATCTGGTCTGCGTGCTGGGCGACATGCTGGAGTTGGGGGAGGTCGCATCGGATGAACATCGCAAGCTGGGCCGACTCCTGGCCGAGAAAGGATGTTCCGTGGTTTTCTATCATGGCCGGCATTTCCCGGATGTCAGCTCCGGACTGGAAGAGTGTTCATGGCAGGGGCGGCTTGTCCCCGCCGATTCCCCCGCGGAATTTCTCGATCAGTGGCGGCAATGGGTCACACTGATCTGTGGCGCCGGAGTCGTCCTGTTCAAGGGCTCCCGGGCCAGTGGAATGGAAACCTACTATGACGTGCTGCGCACGGAGCTGGACGCATGA